From Clostridium cylindrosporum DSM 605:
CAAAGTATTCACAATCACCTTCAGCTTTATCAAATAGTGCTGGTATTTCTTCATTATCACAAGGAGCACAAAGTGGGTATCTACAAGGAGCACTAACTTCACAAGGTGGATCTTCACTTTCATCACAATCTCTTGGTGGAGTACAAATGACAAGCGGAGAGCAATCAGCTAAAAGATCAGCTCAAAACCTTGTTCAAAGCGGTAACGCTGGATTAAATAGTTCATATATGCAAGATACAATTAATTCTGGTAGACAAAGCGTAATGAATTCAGCTGGAGTAAATGCATCACTTACAAGTAGTGCAACAGGACTATCAAGTGGAGCATCTAGCTCATTAACAAGTGGTATATCAGGTTCATCAAGCTCACTATCAAGTTCAATACCAAGTGGAGTTCCAAGTTCTCCATATGCAGCACTAGCAAGCTTTAATTCACTTTCATCACAATCAGGTGGAAGTCAAGGTGCTTCATTCTCAAATGGTATAATTGATTCAGGAGCATATGGTAGTTCTCAAGGTTCATCACTATCAAGTGGAGGAGTAAATTCTTCACTAACAAGTAGCGCAGGACTATCAAGTGGATCAACTTCATCACTATCAAATGGCGGAGCTTACTCAGCATTAAATGCAGGAGCTCTAGGGGCACAATACGCAAATGGAGTCCTAGATTCAGGTATAACATCAAGTAGTGAAAGCAGAGAATCAATGTCAAATGGAATAATTGACTCAGCTGTTAATTCAGTTAGTGGGCAAGGTTCTTCATTATCAAGTGGAGGAGTAAGTTCTTCACTAACAAGTAGTGTACCAAGCTCTTCATTTTCAAGTGGAGTAAATGCATCACTTACAAGTAGTTTATCAAGCTCTCCATATTCAAATGGAGTAATTGACGCTGGTGTAACATCTGAAAGTGAAAAGGCGAGACTAGAAAGTAATGGGATAGTTGACTCAGGAGCTCTAGGTAACCAATCAAGCCCAAGTTCATTATCTTAATAAGTATACAGCATTCAAGTAATTTATTATTAGCATAGAGAGGTTGCCTCACTTAGAATTTCTAGGTGGGGCAACTTACTTATTTTAAATTAGTTGAAAAAGTTATTTTAAAATAAAGTGCCTATGATAATTTAACTTATCATAGGCACTTATCTATTGATTTTTTATCCACTGAGAGTAGGGTACTCTAAAGTTAGTATTAATGTTCTCTAGAGAGTACTTGTAGAAGCTAGTTAGGAATTTTTCCTTATTAGGATTATCTAGTAGTGATATTCCACCTATTTTATATTGATAATCTAGTATTTCTTTAAGTGGTAAGTTATTTTTGTTTTTCATCATTTGGTACATAGACATAAATAATGTTGTTCTATATTCACCATTATCACAATGGAAGTGAAGGTGGGTATTTGGTACTTGGTATTTTACAAAGGATACAAACTGATCGATTGTTTTAATGCTCGGAATATTTTCATTGCTAGATGCAAATCTTACATATATAAGATTGTTATTTCTAACTACTGTTGATTCAGATAAAACTGACTCAATAAATACACTAGATGAATAACCTGCATTTCTTGAATGTAATGTTAGTTTATCTCCCTTTGGAATCGAAGCTAGTCTTAGTGTTTCATTAGCTAGTATTTTACTAGTGCTAAGGTCTTTAGTTAAATCCTTATTAGGTTCATAGAAGCTAACAGGAGAATTATTTATGAATCCATGTAGTTCATCTCTTAAATCAACTATAAATATTTGAGAGTTTTTTATATTAGCTTTCATATTTTTAATTTGATTAGGATTAATTTGAGAACTTCCAGAAATCTTTAATGAATTTATAATTCTATATTTATAAGGTAATTCATTTTTAGATTCATTATCAAGAATTAGATTGTTTTCATATTTTTGATCATTGCTTGCATCTACTATATTTGGTAATGCTACAGTAGAGAAAATAGTCATAATAACCATTAAGGCTAGTATTTTAGTATATTTCTTAAATAAGTTCATAACATAATACTCCTTATATTATATATATAATAAAGTTAATTTATAAAGGTATATATCTATTAGTATTTTTCTAAGGTTAAGAACTTATTCATTTTATTTATAAAAGTTAATCCATCTTTCTCATTAAAGAATTAACTGGTATATATGTATTTTTTTACATTTTGCATTATATGAAGTTTGAAAATTCACCTAATGTTTTCAAACTATTAATATATAAAGAACGATTTTTTATATATTTACATAATATAAATGTATACCAGTTTTTGAGGAAGGGGTGATCCTATGGATATTGAACTTGGAACATTACACTGGATCTATTTAATTTTCATTTTACTGATTATTGTAGTTATGGTTATGAAACGTGATACAAGCTTGGTTTGTATAGTAGGTATATTTCTTCTTGGGCTATTTGCTACAGACTCCGTATATCAAGGGGTAATGGGCATTTTTAACAGCTTTATCTATGCAACCAAGGAACTTATGGGTGTTATTTTGATTATATCTGTAATAACGGCTATGAGTAAAATTTTACTAGAAACAGGAATTAATGAAGTTATGATAAGTCCCTTCACAAAGATGATTAAAACACCTTCACAGGCCTATTGGATTATAGGTATCTTGATGATGGTAATATCATGGTTTTTCTGGCCATCACCAGCTGTTGCACTTTTAGGAGTAGTTTTACTTCCTGTAGCAATCAATGTAAAGTTACCTGCAATAGGTGTAGCAGTTGCGATGAACCTTTTTGGTCATGGTATTGCACTATCTAGTGACTTTATAATCCAAGGTGCACCTAAGATAACAGCAGACGCTGCGAGTATACCTGTTAGTGATGTAGTGTCCGCTACAGTACCATTAATTATTGTAATGGGATTAGTAACCACTGTTTCAGCATTTTGGATGCTTAGAAGAGATATGAAAAAGGGAATCCTAACTGTAGATGACACTATACTAAAGGATTTAATTAAGGATGAAGATTCAAAGAAAAAAACATTATCACTTAAGACGAGAAAATGGCTAGCATTACTAATGCTAGTACTCTTCCTAGGAGATATTGCTATAATGTATTTTGCAAAGCTTCAAGGAGGAGATGCTACAGCCCTTATAGGAGGGACTGCAGTTTTTATGTTAGTTTTAATCTCTATAATTTCACAAAAAGACAAGGGAATGGAGAAAATAACAGATTGCTTAATAGAAGGATTACAATTTGCTTTTAAGATATTTGGTCCTATAATTCCAATAGCAGCATTTTTCTATCTTGGAGACTCAGCGATAACTACTATATTTGGTGAAGTTCTTCCGAAAGCCTCCCATGGTATAGTTAATGACTTAGGAGTTGCACTAGCTCATATTGTTCCACTTAGTAAACCAGCAGCAGCAGTAACACTTACTACTGTAGGTACTATAACAGGTTTAGATGGCTCTGGTTTCTCAGGAATTAACCTAGCAGGTTCTATAGCAAGTCTATTTGGATCAGCAATAAAATCTGGAGTTGCAACACTTACAGCTCTTGGTCAAATAGCTGGAATTTGGGTTGGCGGAGGAACAATAGTACCTTGGGCTGTTATTCCAGCAGCTGCTATATGTGGTGTTGACCCATTTGAACTCGCAAGGCGAAATTTTAAGCCTGTTATAATTGGGTTAGTTGTAACAACAATAGTAGCAATGTTTATTATGTAAATCTATTAAAAGGTAGTCTCTAGGGCTACCTTTACCTACAACTATTTAAAATAATAAATATATAATCTCTATATATGTGTTGATATATATAGAAAAAAGTGTTGAATAAATTACAAAATAACCCATGTATTATTTGAAATATTACTATATGGTTTGTTATATTAAGAATATAGAAATATAAGGGAGGAAGCTTTAGATGAAAACAATAGATTGCAGAGGACTTGAATGTCCAAAACCTGTTATAAATACAAAAAAGACTTTAGATCAAGAAAAGGGTCAAGTAATTGAGGTATTAGTTGATAATGAAGTTGCTAGGGAAAATGTATCAAAATTTCTTTCAGGTCAAGGTGTAGGATTTACTGTGAATGAGAAGGATGGATATTTTTCTATAGTAACTGAGGTAGTAAGCGAAGGTTTAAGTAATAAGGTTGAGGAAAAAATAGTAGATGATAAATCTCTAGTTAATATAGGTAGTGATGTTATTCTTTTCTCAAGTGATAAATTAGGAAAAGGCGACGACAAGCTTGGAGAAGCTCTTATGAAAAGCTTTATGTTTGCTCTATCTGAAAGTAAACTTCCATCAGCTATGTTATTTGTAAACGGTGGAGTTAAGCTTACAACAGAGGGTTCAGATGTAATAGACACTATAAAGGAACTAGAGTCTAAGGGAGTTGAAGTGCTTTCCTGTGGAACATGTCTAGATTTCTATGAACTTAAGGATAAGCTTCTTGTTGGAGGAATCACTAATATGTATACGATTATTGAACACCTTCAAAAATCAGGAAAGGTTATTAGTTTATAAGTTATGGATAAATACATAGTTATTACCTTTGAAAGCGTAAACTTTGCTATGCAAACTGAATCAGTTCTTAAGGGTAAAGAATTAGCTCATCAGATAATACCAACTCCAAGGGAGATAACACTTAGTTGTGGCCTTTCCGTTAAAACTGCATATGAAAACATAGATATAATTAAGGAACTTATAGAGGACAAATCTATAAGAACTAAAAAGATGTATGTTTTTGAAGGACTTGGAAGTAATAAAACATTTAAAGAGATGTAAACAGCCTGGACCTATATAATCCTGACAATTTAGGATTATATAGGTCTTTTTTATACACTTTTTTTAATGTTATAATAATAGAAAGCATAATAAGACAATTTACTTAAGGAGGTTAATATATGGACATAAAACTAATGATGAATAAGATCCTCCTGGAAAACGAAAAAATAATACAAGTTCTATGGGATATTGTCATGATAATAATAATATTTATTTTGGCAAAGATTATAACTAGTATTATTAAAAAGTTAATAGGTAACATTTTTAAACACCAGGAGAAAATAGGAATACAGTTAAGTGAGCAAAAAAGAAAAACCCTAGCAGAGCTTTTAAAAAATGTAACAATGTATGTTGTTTACTTTATAGCGATTATTTCAGCGCTTCAAACCCTTGGTATAAAAATGCAAACAATTTTAGCTGTAGCAGGGGCAGCCAGTGTGGCTATAGGTCTTGGGGCACAAAGTCTTATAAAGGACGTAATATCAGGGTTCTTTATACTGTTTGAGGATCAGTTCGCTGTTGGAGATTATGTTACAATAGGCCTTATGTCAGGAGTAGTTGAGGTTGTAGGTCTTAGAATAACTAAGATTAGGGACTTTTCAGGAGATTTACATATAATTCCGAATGGTAGCATACTAACTGTTACTAACAAGTCTAGAGGAGATATGAGAGCCCTAGTAGATATTCAGGTTTCTAATACTGAGGATTTAGATAATATATTAGCTGTTATGAATAGGGTAGCTGAGGAAATTAAGAAGGACTGTGAATACATTACAGATGGACCTACTGTAATTGGAGTTGTTAACATAACGGAAACATTTGTAACCTTAAGAATAGTTGCAAAGACTATTCCTATGAAACAATGGAATGCAGAGGTAGAGATTAGACATAGAGTTAAGGTGGAATTTGATAAAGAGGGTATTAAGGCACCTTATCAAAAAATGGTTTTTGTTGATAGAAAGGAGTCATAGAAGTTGGTAAAGGAATTTAATCTACATGATATTGTAGAAACTAAAAAAGGTCATCCATGTGGAAGTAAGACATGGGAAGTAATAAGGCTTGGAGCTGACATTAAGATAAAGTGCACAGGTTGTGAACGAATAGTAATGCTGCCTAGAGCTAAGTTTGAAAAGTCAGTTAAGAAAGTAGTTAAGTCAGCAGAGACTGGAGAATAATTCTATTGCCATAAAATGTTTTTTGTGATATTATGTTCTTTGTTGTATCCCTGCTCGAATTATCGAGCCGATAGTCCAAGGGGAGGAGGTGTAAGAGAATGAATAAGTACGAACTAATACTAGTAGTAGCACCTAACCTTACAGAAGAAGAGGTTAAGGCTACATTTGAAAAAGCTAAAGGCGTTATCGAAGGTAACGGCGGAGTAGTTGACAACGTTGACGATTGGGGTAAGAGAAGACTTGCTTACGAAATCAACGATTTCAACGAAGGTTTCTACTATCTAGTTAATTTCTCATCTAATCCAGAATTACCTAAGGAATTAGATAGAATTCTGAGAATTACTGATAGCGTTGTTAGACATATGGTAGTAAAGCAAGGTTAATTTCCAAGGTGGTGTTTTAATGAATAAGGTATTTTTAATAGGCAGATTAACTCGTGACCCAGAACTGAGATTTACTCCAGGAGCGGGAAATGCGGTTGCCACTTTTTCATTAGCCGTTGATAGAAACTATGTTTCACAAAACGGTCAAAGAGAGGCTGATTTCATTAACATAGTTTGTTGGAGAAAGCTAGCAGAGAACGTAGCTAATAACCTATCTAAGGGAAGACTTTGTGCAGTATCAGGTTCAATCCAAACTAGAAAGTATCAAGCTCAAGATGGCTCTAACAGATATGTAACAGAAATAGTTGCAGAGGAAGTTAAATTTCTAGATTGGGGTAATAAAGAAGGTGGATCACCTCAGGCCCATAGAGGAGATTCATTCAATAGAGAAGCTACACCACAAGGTGGAAGTGGACTATTCGAACCAGATAATTCTGATGGTTTTTTCCCTACAGATGACACAGAGATTCCATTTTAATCTAATTCAATAAGGTAAGGAGGGAAAACGATGGCAGACTTTAGAAGAGGAAACGGAAAGCAAAGAAGAATGAAGAAAAAACAATGTGCTTTCTGTTCAGATAAATCAGCAGCTATTGATTACAAAGATATCGGTAGACTAAAGAAGTATGTAACTGAAAGAGGAAAGATTCTTCCAAGAAGAATCACTGGAAGCTGCGCTAAGCACCAAAGAGAGCTTACTATAGCAATCAAGAGAGCTAGAAACGTAGCACTACTTCCATTCACTACAGAATAATTAAATGCCTCAGTTATGAGGCATTTTTTATTTTTATCCTATAAGGTATTTAAGCGGTTTAAATATAGTTAATAAAGGCTATTGACTACATTTAGACCGTTTTTATTAATTATTTTAGTGAAGGATATCCCTATCCCCTGTAGAATATAGTATATAACTGTATTTTTAATTAGTTAATATAAAATATACATATTTTAAAAACTTAAATAAGCCTTAATAAGCCTTGATAAACACTAGGCTATATTGTAGCATAAGTTTAATAGAATTATATTATTGCTTAGGGGGATAATAAAATTGAATAATGAAAATTTCGATATTATTGGAAATATGAACACAATAGATGGCTACAAAACATATCTTATCGGATTCGTAGCAGACCTTTTTGCAACTATGAATAAGTCTAAGGGTAATACAGCTTATAATGATGAAATTATAGATGAAGTGGCAGATATTATTATATGTTCCTATCTTATAAGTAAGCGTATTGGAATAAGTTATGATAAAATAGATAAGAGGATAATGGATAAGTTAAAGGTAGGGCTTTTAGAGGATAATGGTGCAGATAGACTATGTCAGGATTACACTAGCTTAATATCATATATTAGAGATGGAAGACAAGAATAGAAACTTATCTAGCATTATAAGTCTAAATTTTAGGCTTAAGGAGGAATTTAATGGAATCACAAAGCAGTACAAAGGCGTTAGTAGGAACTGCACTTTTTAGTGCTATAACTGTTGTACTGTATGTAATATCTACATATATTCCTATTATTGATATTTTAGTTATATTAGGGGTACATTTACCCATTGTTGTAATATACTTAAAGTATGGGGGAAAATATGCTGGAGTTTCTACAGCGGTAACAACAATATTACTAACCTTTATTTTGGGACCAACATGGTCATTAAGATTTTTATTCTTAAATGCAGTAGTTGGGCTTGTATTAGGATATACATCAACTAAAAAATTCAATAGCATAACATCAATCGCGATGCTTTCATTAATAACATTACTTTCAGTAGGTGTTTTTTACAAGCTATTTACTTTTATGACAGGTGTAGATTTAATGGCTAGTAGTGTAGACACTGTTATAAAATCTATGGAGGCATCATTAGCTACTCTAAAAGAATCTGGAGTAGATAAAACCTTAACAGCGGGTATAAATTTAGATGACTTAAAGACATATCTTTTAATGGCTATGCCGGGTATATCTATAGTTACTATGGGCGTTTTATCATATATATATTATTTAGTAACACAGAAAATTCTAAAAAGATTTGGTTTTGTCATAGAGCCTGTTAAGGAGTTTAGTAATTGGTATCTACAATCAAGAATCGCCTATCCCCTTATGATTCTACTTTTCGGGGTCATGATTTTTGAGTCAAAGGAGCTAAGTATTGTAGGTTATACTATTAGAATTATTTTTTTAATGGCATTTACTATAAATGCTTTATCGACTATTTCTTATTATCTTAAGAAATTTAGCTTTCCGAATCCTTTAATTGGGATTATAGTATTTGTAGTGCTTATGACTCTACAAAATGTACTAATATTTATTGGTTTAATTGAATATGCACTTAACCTTAGAGCGCTAGATAACAAGAGAGCATCAATAAGACGAAAAAAATAACTGTCTCCAAGAATCGGAGGTTTTTTATGGATAATAAAATGAAAAGGTTCTTTCCAAAGACGCAGGTATATATGGTTATGATTGCTTTGCTTCTTTTAGTAGTTATATATTACGATTTACTTGTTGGGGTTATAGGAATTATAGCCTTTACGGTTCTATCAGTATATAATCTTAAAAGCAATAGGCTTAGAGATGATCAGTGGGGTAGATTTGTTGAGGATATATCCTCAGATATAGATATTGCAGGGCGTAATACCCTATCGCAAATTCCACTACCACTTGCTATTGTAAACTCAGAGGGGCAGGTAATCTGGGGCAATCAAGGATTTACAGGAATAGCATCTCAAAGCGTATATGGGAAGAATATTACAACAGTAATAAAAGACTTTAACGTTAAAAAGATAGTTCATAAGGATGAAAAGTCAATTAATGACGTTTTAATTGAAGACAAAATATATAACATTCTAATTAATAAGGTAAAATTAGATCCTAATAAAGAGGATAAGAAGTTTTTATTCATACTTTACTTTATAGATAAAAGTGATTATTATGAATTACTTAATAAGCATAATAAGGAAAAGTCTATTGTGGCATTAGTAGAGTTTGATAATTATGATGAAGTTGTTAAAAGTACAGAAGAAAATATGAGACCAGCACTTATAGCTGAAGTTGACAAACATGTAAATAACTTCGCAACATCTCTAGATGGAGTAATAAGAAAATATGATGATAGTAAGTATATAATTATATTCGAAAATAAGTACCTTGATAAACTTATCGAGAAGAAGTTTGATATTCTTGATGAAATTCGTGAAATAGATGCTGGAAATAAAATACCTGTTACTTTAAGTATAGGTATAGGTTTAAATGGAGACACACTTTATGATGTACACCAATATGCTATAGCGGCAAAGGATCTATCACTAGGTCGTGGCGGGGATCAAGCTGTAGTTAAGGATAAGGATAAGCTATCCTTCTATGGAGGTAAATCTAAGGAAGTTGAAAGAAGAACCAAGGTTAAGGCAAGGGTTATGGCCCATGGACTTACACAGCTTATAGATCAAAGTAGCGAAGTTATAATAATGGGGCATGATATACCTGACCTTGACTCCCTAGGAGCTGCTGTAGGTATGTATAGAGGATGCAAGCTTCGAGGTAAACAGGCTCATATACTTTTAAGTAAATCTAACACTTCTATAGATAAGATGTTAAAAAAGATTCTAGAAATAGAAGAATATGAGGATGTATTTATTAATCATGATGCAGTAGTACAAAGGCTGATTAAAGATCCCCTAATTATAGTAGTAGACGTACACAGAAAGAGTTTTGTTGATTTTCCAGATATATTAGATCGAGTTTCAAATATATTTATAATTGATCATCACAGAAAAAGTGTAGATTTTATAGATAATGCAACGATAAGTTATATAGAGCCATATGCATCTTCAACCTGTGAATTAGTAACTGAACTTATACAGTACATGAGCGAAAAGCCAGGACTTTTAGAAGCAGAGGCACAGGCTCTAATGGCTGGTATATATATGGATACTAAGAGTTTTGCATTTAAAACAGGGGTTAGAACATTTGAAGCTGCAGGATATCTAAAGAGAATGGGTGCTGACCTTATAGAGGTTAAAAGGCTTCTAGCAGATGACTTTGAGACCTATGTAGAAAGATCCCAAATAGTAGCAAGTGCAAAGGTTAAAAACAAAATAGCAATAGTATGTCATACCACAGGGGTTAAGAACTATCTATCTATACCTCAAGCCGCAGACGAGCTTCTGAAGATAGAAGGTATAGAGGCATCATTTGTTCTAGCACCTACTGGTAATAACGTTACTATAAGTGGCCGTTCACTTGGAGATATAAACGTACAAGTAATACTAGAAAGCATTGGTGGCGGTGGGCATATGACTATTGCAGGTGCTAAACTATTTGATACAACAATTGGAGAGGCAAAGGATATACTAAAAAATGCTATAGATAAATATCTAGAAGAGGAGGCTGACAAAAATGAAAGTAATACTAAAAGCTGATGTTAAAGGTTCAGGAAAAAAAGGTGAAGTTATAAACACATCTGATGGATATGCAAGAAACTTCCTATTCCCAAAGGGGCTAGCAATCGAAGCTACACCAGGAAATATAAAGAGTCTTGAACTTATTAAAGCAAAGGAAGCCAAACTTAAGGCAGAGGAGCTTGCTGAAGCTAAGGCTCTAGCAGAAAAAATTGGAGAGCTTACAGTATCTCTAAAGGTTAAGACAGGAGATAACGGTAAAGTATTTGGTTCAGTAACAGCTAAGGATGTAGCTGAGGCATTAGAATCACAACATGGAATAAAGGTAGAGAAGAAGAAGGTTGACATTAAGGAAGCTATAAAGACAACTGGTGTTTATACAGCAGAGGTTAAGGTATACCCAGAGGTTGTAGGAAAGCTTAAGGTAAGCATTTCTTAATATGATATATGAAGACTGATAAGGCAGATGCTTTATCAGTCTTTTTTTCGTTTTGATGAAGGTAGTGCGTAGATTAGCACCATAAGAGTATTTGAATAATAAATGTATAGAAAAGAAAATTCATAGTAGTATATTATAAAAGATATTTTTAGGGGAGAGGATTATGGCTTCTAAATTTCATGGGGTTTTTGTAGCCCTTGCTAAGTTAATAGATAGGTTATTAAGAGAAGGTTTTTTTAATATGGAATTTAAAAGGCTAGAAAATAGGTTTTCAAATGAGTATTTAACTCACTTGCTGGAGATGATTGGAGAGGGAAAGCTTCCAGAGTTTGTAGCCTTCGAAGCTGACTATCAATTACAGATGATACTTAGAAATAATACATTAGAAGAGAATGAGATTAAGGAGTTATTTATTATTAAACATGGTATTCATCATGTTCAAACTCTTGATGCAGATGGAATTCTAATGTATTCAAGGCATTTTACATCAGATGATATATACGATGAAACATATAATGAAATGTTTTTAATACTAAGAGAATTTCTCAAGGACCCATTTGAGGGTAATGATGGAGTAAGTATAAGCACAGAGTTTTAGAGTAAGTAGTATCTATTTAATAATACTTAGTGATAAAAAGTTAGGCATATAATCTAGCATAATTCTACATAGTATGTGTGCTACAATGGGGAAAATAGGAGGGATTGTAATGGTAAGTCTTGCACTAAGTCCGGCTACTATAATTGTAACTATTCTTAATTTAGTCCTTATGGGCCTAGGAATTTATACTTTATTTTTAGTTATTAAGGCATTAAGGATATATATAAAGAAGAACTCGAAATAATATACAAGGGGTGATTCTATTTGAAGTTAGTTATGAAATGAGTCGTTGATATGTAGATCGTGTATCTATTTATAGCTAAACTAATAGAACAGACATTATTTTTATAAGAGGCTAGTAACAGAAAAATGTTACTAGCCTCTAGCTATTTTGATTTATTATTCAATATAATATTCCCCAGGAAATATATTTAATTTAGCTTATTTGACACATACTTGGAAAATATGCTAGGTATAATGATGAAAATAATAAACAGTAAGCAGATATTTATATGGTATAATTAGGAAAAATAAGGAAGCGCAATGTAGTTTGGAGTGGTTTTATGAAGAAAAAGATATTACTAATTCAGCCTGAAAATATTGAAATTAGAAAGTTTAGAAGGAAGCAACTTAATAACTTTGTTCAATTAACTATTCCCTATTTAGCAGGATATATAGATGAAAAAAGATACGAAATAACCTTGATAGATGAATATAATAACAGGATTCCATATGACAAATGTTTTGATTTAGTATGTATAACAGTAAACACTCCAAATGCTAATCATTGTTATGAAATGGCTAGAAGGTTTAAGAAAAGTGGAAGTGTTGTAGTTTTAGGGGGTCCCCATGTAACACTTTTGCCTGAGGAGGCAGAAAAATTTGCAGATGTTTTAATTATAGGTGAAAGTGAGGAAACATGGCCAAGATTTCTAAATAACTTTTATCTTGGGGATTATAAAGAAAAGTATGTATCAGAGGGTGCTGCATGCCTTAAAGATCTTCCTATGCCAAGATGGGACTTACTTAACCGTTTTAGTATATTTAAAGGGGCTGTTATTTCAAGTAGAGGTTGTCCAAATCACTGTAGTTATTGTAACCTAAAACAAATATACGTAGATAAGTTTAGAACTCGTCCTATAGATGAGGTTATAAGAGAAATAAGAGCTATTCCATCTAAGTTTTTTGTTTTCTAGGATGATAATTTCTTTGCAGATAAAAGGTATGCATTAAGGTTAATGAGTGAACTTAAGAAGTTAAATAAAAGATGGGCAGCACAGGTTACAATTGGTGATTGCAACAACGATGAACTACTAAAGGCAGCAAGTAGTGCAGGATGTAAATATCTATTTGTAGGATTAGAATCCTTTTCAGATAATACACTAAAAGGTGTAAATAAAGCCCTTAATAAAACAGGAGACTATAAAAGCATAATAGAAAAGATACATAGAAATAAAATATTAGTACAAGCAGGTATTGTTTTTGGATTTGATACAGATACTAAGGATATATTTGATAAGACCCTTGATGCCTGTGAAGAGATTGGAATTGATGGAGTTACAGTAAGTATACTAACCCCATTTCCTAAAACACCAATATACAATCAGTTAAGAGAAGAGGGGAGATTATTAACTGAGAATTGGACATACTATAATAGCAAAACATCAGTAGTGTTTCAGCCAAGGAACATGACAGCTGATGAGTTATTTGACGGATATATGAGGTTTAGAAGAAAGTTTTATTCCTTAAGGTCATTTATAAAGAGAATGAGGGTATCTAGGACTAATGTAATTTATAACTTTATAATTAATCTAGGTTACTGGATGGCGATTTAATGTAGGTTTAAGTTTATTTTATTTATTAGATTAATTTATTATTAAACAAAACAAACAAATGATAAATAGTATATAAAAGGTGTTCATTTAGGAGGTTTTAGTGTGAAAAAGTTTAACA
This genomic window contains:
- a CDS encoding DHH family phosphoesterase — its product is MDNKMKRFFPKTQVYMVMIALLLLVVIYYDLLVGVIGIIAFTVLSVYNLKSNRLRDDQWGRFVEDISSDIDIAGRNTLSQIPLPLAIVNSEGQVIWGNQGFTGIASQSVYGKNITTVIKDFNVKKIVHKDEKSINDVLIEDKIYNILINKVKLDPNKEDKKFLFILYFIDKSDYYELLNKHNKEKSIVALVEFDNYDEVVKSTEENMRPALIAEVDKHVNNFATSLDGVIRKYDDSKYIIIFENKYLDKLIEKKFDILDEIREIDAGNKIPVTLSIGIGLNGDTLYDVHQYAIAAKDLSLGRGGDQAVVKDKDKLSFYGGKSKEVERRTKVKARVMAHGLTQLIDQSSEVIIMGHDIPDLDSLGAAVGMYRGCKLRGKQAHILLSKSNTSIDKMLKKILEIEEYEDVFINHDAVVQRLIKDPLIIVVDVHRKSFVDFPDILDRVSNIFIIDHHRKSVDFIDNATISYIEPYASSTCELVTELIQYMSEKPGLLEAEAQALMAGIYMDTKSFAFKTGVRTFEAAGYLKRMGADLIEVKRLLADDFETYVERSQIVASAKVKNKIAIVCHTTGVKNYLSIPQAADELLKIEGIEASFVLAPTGNNVTISGRSLGDINVQVILESIGGGGHMTIAGAKLFDTTIGEAKDILKNAIDKYLEEEADKNESNTKS
- a CDS encoding B12-binding domain-containing radical SAM protein, translated to MSELKKLNKRWAAQVTIGDCNNDELLKAASSAGCKYLFVGLESFSDNTLKGVNKALNKTGDYKSIIEKIHRNKILVQAGIVFGFDTDTKDIFDKTLDACEEIGIDGVTVSILTPFPKTPIYNQLREEGRLLTENWTYYNSKTSVVFQPRNMTADELFDGYMRFRRKFYSLRSFIKRMRVSRTNVIYNFIINLGYWMAI
- a CDS encoding B12-binding domain-containing radical SAM protein, with protein sequence MKKKILLIQPENIEIRKFRRKQLNNFVQLTIPYLAGYIDEKRYEITLIDEYNNRIPYDKCFDLVCITVNTPNANHCYEMARRFKKSGSVVVLGGPHVTLLPEEAEKFADVLIIGESEETWPRFLNNFYLGDYKEKYVSEGAACLKDLPMPRWDLLNRFSIFKGAVISSRGCPNHCSYCNLKQIYVDKFRTRPIDEVIREIRAIPSKFFVF
- the rplI gene encoding 50S ribosomal protein L9, which encodes MKVILKADVKGSGKKGEVINTSDGYARNFLFPKGLAIEATPGNIKSLELIKAKEAKLKAEELAEAKALAEKIGELTVSLKVKTGDNGKVFGSVTAKDVAEALESQHGIKVEKKKVDIKEAIKTTGVYTAEVKVYPEVVGKLKVSIS